A single Xylanimonas cellulosilytica DSM 15894 DNA region contains:
- a CDS encoding M16 family metallopeptidase has product MTWHLPLVAAGEPGAELTAGQDGATIRRSVLPGGVRVLTEHMPGQRSATVGAWVGVGSRDESDGHFGSTHFLEHLLFKGTARRSAMDIAEAFDAVGGEANAATGKEHTCYYARVLDSDLPMAIDVISDMVTSARLDTDELETERGVILEELAMNDDDPSDVVHEEFSQAVLGTHPLGRPIGGTPDTIRAVPRDAVWEHYRWHYRPETLVVAAAGGVDHDTVVGQVVDALAHGGWSLEEAVAPRERRVADAVTDGVPTEGIALSIRRTVEQANVIVGSTGLSATDDRRFALSVLSAVLGGGMSSRLFQEIREKRGLAYSTYSFAAGHGGLGTFGLYAGCAPGKVDIVEKLLHEELDRLAADGITTAELERSVGQLSGGLVLGLEDSGSRMSRLGKAELVFGEILSLSESLDRIRAVTADDVRELAQDLASRPRSVVRVGPFGD; this is encoded by the coding sequence ATGACCTGGCACCTTCCGCTCGTCGCCGCAGGCGAGCCGGGTGCCGAGCTGACCGCCGGGCAGGACGGGGCGACGATCCGTCGTTCCGTCCTGCCCGGCGGCGTCCGCGTGCTCACCGAGCACATGCCGGGCCAGCGCTCGGCGACCGTGGGCGCCTGGGTCGGCGTCGGCTCCCGCGACGAGTCCGACGGGCACTTCGGCTCCACGCACTTCCTGGAGCACCTGCTGTTCAAGGGCACGGCCCGCCGGTCCGCGATGGACATCGCCGAGGCGTTCGACGCCGTCGGCGGTGAGGCCAACGCCGCGACCGGCAAGGAGCACACCTGCTACTACGCGCGTGTGCTGGACAGCGACCTGCCGATGGCGATCGACGTCATCTCCGACATGGTGACCTCCGCACGCCTGGACACCGACGAGCTCGAGACCGAGCGCGGCGTCATCCTCGAAGAGCTCGCGATGAACGACGACGACCCGTCCGACGTCGTGCACGAGGAGTTCTCGCAGGCCGTGCTGGGCACGCACCCGCTGGGCCGTCCGATCGGCGGCACGCCCGACACCATCCGTGCCGTGCCGCGCGACGCCGTCTGGGAGCACTACCGCTGGCACTACCGGCCCGAGACGCTCGTGGTCGCGGCCGCGGGCGGCGTCGACCACGACACCGTGGTGGGGCAGGTCGTCGATGCGCTCGCGCACGGCGGCTGGTCGCTGGAGGAGGCCGTCGCGCCGCGTGAGCGTCGCGTCGCCGACGCCGTGACCGACGGCGTGCCCACCGAGGGCATCGCGCTGTCCATCCGCCGTACGGTCGAGCAGGCCAACGTCATCGTCGGCTCGACGGGCCTCAGCGCGACCGACGACCGCCGCTTCGCGCTGTCGGTCCTCAGCGCCGTCCTGGGCGGCGGGATGAGCTCCCGCCTGTTCCAGGAGATCCGCGAGAAGCGTGGCCTGGCCTACTCCACGTACTCGTTCGCTGCCGGGCACGGCGGTCTCGGCACGTTCGGCCTCTACGCGGGCTGTGCGCCCGGCAAGGTCGACATCGTCGAGAAGCTCCTGCACGAGGAGCTCGACCGGCTCGCCGCCGACGGCATCACCACCGCTGAGCTGGAGCGGTCCGTCGGGCAGCTCTCGGGCGGGCTCGTGCTCGGCCTGGAGGACTCCGGATCGCGCATGAGCCGCCTCGGCAAGGCCGAGCTGGTCTTCGGGGAGATCCTCAGCCTCTCCGAGTCGCTCGACCGCATCCGGGCGGTCACCGCCGACGACGTCCGCGAGCTGGCGCAGGACCTCGCGTCCCGGCCACGCTCCGTGGTGCGCGTCGGCCCGTTCGGCGACTAG
- the dapB gene encoding 4-hydroxy-tetrahydrodipicolinate reductase, which translates to MTDKIRVAVLGAAGRMGATTCAAVESAEGLELVARVDVGDDVATAVRESGAQVAIDFTIPAVTEANVHALLDAGVHAVVGATGWTDESRARVAEHAAQVNAGRPQGQGLGVVIAPNFGLSAVLAMQFAAKAARYFESAEVVELHHPNKVDAPSGTARHTAAAIAAARRDAGLGPMPDATEDGWEARGADVDGVRVHAVRLRGLVAHEEILLGNPGEQLVIRQDSFDRVSFMPGVLLAVREVANHPGLTVGLEHLLDLA; encoded by the coding sequence TTGACCGACAAGATCCGTGTCGCCGTGCTCGGCGCCGCCGGGCGTATGGGGGCGACGACCTGCGCCGCCGTCGAGTCCGCAGAGGGCCTGGAGCTGGTGGCCCGCGTCGACGTCGGCGACGACGTCGCCACGGCCGTGCGCGAGTCGGGTGCCCAGGTGGCGATCGACTTCACGATCCCTGCGGTGACCGAGGCGAACGTGCACGCCCTGCTGGACGCGGGCGTGCACGCCGTGGTCGGCGCGACCGGGTGGACCGACGAGTCGCGCGCCCGGGTGGCCGAGCACGCCGCGCAGGTCAACGCGGGCCGCCCCCAGGGGCAGGGCCTCGGCGTCGTCATCGCCCCGAACTTCGGGCTCTCGGCCGTGCTGGCCATGCAGTTCGCCGCCAAGGCCGCGCGGTACTTCGAGTCGGCCGAGGTGGTCGAGCTGCACCACCCGAACAAGGTCGACGCGCCGTCGGGCACGGCCCGGCACACCGCCGCGGCGATCGCGGCCGCACGCCGCGACGCAGGGCTCGGCCCGATGCCCGACGCCACCGAGGACGGCTGGGAGGCGCGCGGCGCCGACGTCGACGGGGTGCGCGTCCACGCTGTGCGCCTGCGCGGGCTGGTGGCCCACGAGGAGATCCTGCTGGGCAACCCGGGGGAGCAGCTCGTCATCCGCCAGGACTCGTTCGACCGGGTCTCGTTCATGCCGGGCGTGCTGCTCGCCGTGCGTGAGGTGGCGAACCACCCGGGCCTGACCGTGGGCCTCGAGCACCTGCTGGACCTCGCGTGA
- a CDS encoding MFS transporter — MRSSGDSLWRTLGQLQGNPRACVWTEPLWGLSMALVLPYLSVFMLAVGLGDEQIGLLASIGMVSQVFFGLAGGIITDRLGRRATTAWFDVVAWVIPCILWAFAQNFWVFLAASLVNGAWQVTQNSWDALMVEDAERGKITRIYSLVKVAADCSALFAPIAALLVSQLGLDTAVRILFVNAAVVMTAKIIWLYRWSSETRQGKVRMAQTRDVSVWKLLAGYRSVAGLLLRSKGSVLSLGIMALVAAVTLVNGTFWQVLVSQHLHVPDAVLPFFPMVRSLLSMLLFFTLIPRLTTAVDLKKPTLWGFGVYLAGQLLLVTIPAANGSATLATYVFLGVCLLLDAFGGGMMFMLSESLVALHVDEAERSRVMALQRTVVMLAAAPFGWISGLLSGMNRTYPFLLTAALLVVGLAVTWAKWVPTQTDVDAALAGDAEQAPR, encoded by the coding sequence GTGCGATCCTCCGGCGACTCCCTGTGGCGGACCCTCGGCCAGCTCCAGGGCAACCCCCGCGCCTGCGTGTGGACCGAGCCCCTGTGGGGTCTGTCGATGGCGCTGGTGCTGCCGTACCTGTCGGTGTTCATGCTCGCCGTGGGCCTGGGCGACGAGCAGATCGGCCTCCTGGCGTCCATCGGCATGGTCTCCCAGGTGTTCTTCGGGCTCGCGGGCGGGATCATCACCGACCGCCTCGGGCGGCGGGCGACCACCGCGTGGTTCGACGTCGTCGCCTGGGTCATCCCGTGCATCCTGTGGGCGTTCGCGCAGAACTTCTGGGTGTTCCTGGCCGCCTCCCTGGTCAACGGTGCCTGGCAGGTCACCCAGAACTCCTGGGACGCCCTCATGGTCGAGGACGCCGAGCGCGGCAAGATCACCCGCATCTACTCGCTCGTCAAGGTCGCCGCGGACTGCTCCGCGCTGTTCGCCCCGATCGCGGCCCTCCTGGTCTCGCAGCTCGGCCTCGACACGGCGGTGCGGATCCTGTTCGTCAACGCCGCCGTCGTCATGACGGCGAAGATCATCTGGCTGTACCGCTGGTCCTCGGAGACCCGGCAGGGCAAGGTCCGCATGGCGCAGACGCGCGACGTGAGCGTGTGGAAACTGCTGGCCGGGTACCGGAGCGTCGCCGGGCTGCTGCTGCGCTCGAAGGGCTCGGTGCTCTCGCTCGGCATCATGGCGCTGGTGGCCGCGGTCACCCTGGTCAACGGCACGTTCTGGCAGGTCCTGGTCAGCCAGCACCTGCACGTCCCGGACGCCGTCCTGCCGTTCTTCCCGATGGTGCGCTCGCTGCTGTCGATGCTGCTGTTCTTCACGCTCATCCCCCGGCTCACGACGGCGGTCGACCTCAAGAAGCCCACCCTGTGGGGGTTCGGTGTCTACCTGGCCGGCCAGCTCCTGCTCGTCACGATCCCGGCCGCGAACGGCTCCGCGACCCTCGCGACGTACGTCTTCCTAGGGGTCTGCCTGCTGCTCGACGCGTTCGGCGGCGGCATGATGTTCATGCTCTCGGAGTCGCTCGTGGCGCTGCACGTCGACGAGGCCGAGCGTTCGCGCGTCATGGCGCTGCAGCGCACCGTCGTCATGCTGGCCGCCGCACCCTTCGGCTGGATCTCCGGCCTGCTCTCGGGGATGAACCGCACCTACCCGTTCCTGCTGACGGCGGCGCTGCTCGTCGTCGGGCTCGCGGTGACGTGGGCGAAGTGGGTGCCGACGCAGACCGACGTCGACGCGGCGCTCGCCGGCGACGCGGAGCAGGCGCCGCGGTAG
- a CDS encoding GNAT family N-acetyltransferase codes for MALFTSADGATADVSVRPAVPGDEDAVTRVQTAAWRVAPALGDAVVDLVDDDAVRARWADAVVAPPGRGFAVLVALDGPTLVGFAAVAPGQLLTLEVDPAHRQHGHGSRLLAAAVDRLRADGAQEIVTWVVEGDVARERFLTQSGLGPDGPERALAVGMDEDGVRSVVERRWSAGL; via the coding sequence ATGGCCTTGTTCACGTCCGCCGACGGCGCGACCGCCGACGTCTCCGTGCGCCCCGCCGTCCCCGGCGACGAGGACGCGGTCACCCGCGTGCAGACCGCCGCGTGGCGGGTCGCCCCGGCGCTCGGTGACGCCGTCGTCGACCTGGTGGACGACGACGCCGTCCGCGCCCGCTGGGCCGACGCCGTCGTGGCCCCTCCGGGCCGCGGGTTCGCGGTGCTGGTCGCCCTCGACGGGCCGACGCTCGTCGGGTTCGCCGCCGTCGCCCCCGGGCAGCTCCTCACCCTCGAGGTGGACCCGGCCCACCGGCAGCACGGGCACGGGTCACGGCTCCTGGCCGCTGCCGTCGACCGGCTGCGCGCGGACGGGGCGCAGGAGATCGTCACCTGGGTCGTCGAGGGCGACGTCGCGCGCGAACGCTTCCTGACCCAGTCCGGGCTCGGTCCTGACGGCCCGGAGCGGGCGCTCGCCGTCGGGATGGACGAGGACGGCGTGCGGAGCGTCGTCGAGCGCCGGTGGTCCGCCGGGCTGTAG
- a CDS encoding type II toxin-antitoxin system HipA family toxin — MTSTLAVLLSGRLIGQVERTRAGVLRLTYLPEASTPGATPLSLSLPPTEQSITGPRVQSFLDGLLPDNSRVRQSIAQVHGADASDPLSLLAAIGKDCAGAVQFCPPDQVEQALARTGDLVPVRDSDIEMRLAEIRMDQDASWTMSEEHWSLGGGQQKFALRRTDDGWAEARGTQPTSHIFKPGIYKLRAQALVEHISMRAARAIGLDVAHTEYTSFKSEDALVITRFDRVASPDGTLARVHQEDACQALGVVEKYEQHGGPRVEDVVTLLRQNSHTAAVGRRNVYRFIDGIILNTVIAAPDGHARNYALLLDGDQVSLAPLFDVASGLAYSNPSNRVTAMSVAGNFYPETVTRDDWARLAERNRLDEAALIDRVNEVADQIPDAMRDALDEIDDWDGQSSELAKRLLPAMQEHATRVAQRMRSESTPREPVAPPIPNDGLDYGSAQRSHNGPATATRPYTKKDGTRVKGSRRTPGQNRGN; from the coding sequence ATGACCAGCACGTTGGCAGTCCTGCTCTCCGGCCGCCTGATCGGACAGGTCGAAAGAACCCGCGCCGGAGTCCTGCGCCTGACATACCTACCGGAGGCTTCTACCCCGGGCGCCACGCCGCTATCGCTGTCATTGCCGCCCACCGAGCAGTCCATCACCGGCCCTCGGGTCCAGTCGTTCCTCGACGGACTCCTCCCCGACAACTCCCGCGTGCGCCAGTCCATCGCACAGGTCCACGGCGCCGACGCCTCCGATCCGTTGAGCCTGCTGGCAGCCATCGGCAAGGACTGCGCAGGCGCTGTCCAGTTCTGCCCGCCCGACCAGGTTGAGCAGGCCCTTGCTCGCACCGGTGACCTCGTGCCGGTCCGCGACTCGGACATCGAGATGCGGTTGGCCGAGATTCGCATGGATCAGGACGCCAGCTGGACGATGTCCGAAGAGCACTGGTCCCTGGGCGGAGGTCAGCAAAAGTTCGCTCTACGCCGCACTGACGACGGCTGGGCTGAGGCACGCGGAACTCAGCCCACCAGCCACATCTTCAAGCCTGGCATCTATAAGTTGCGTGCCCAGGCGTTGGTCGAGCACATCTCCATGCGGGCTGCCCGCGCCATCGGACTCGACGTCGCCCACACCGAGTACACATCCTTCAAATCCGAGGACGCGCTCGTCATCACGAGATTTGACCGCGTCGCATCCCCAGATGGCACCCTTGCGCGAGTCCACCAAGAGGACGCCTGTCAAGCGTTAGGTGTGGTCGAGAAGTACGAACAGCACGGAGGTCCGAGGGTCGAAGACGTTGTCACCCTCCTTCGCCAGAACTCCCACACCGCAGCGGTAGGCCGCCGAAACGTATATCGGTTCATCGACGGGATCATCCTGAACACGGTCATCGCGGCGCCCGACGGCCACGCCCGCAACTACGCACTGTTGCTCGACGGCGACCAGGTGAGCCTGGCTCCATTGTTTGATGTCGCCTCCGGGCTGGCGTACAGCAACCCGTCCAATCGAGTCACAGCGATGAGCGTTGCAGGCAACTTCTACCCCGAGACGGTGACACGAGACGACTGGGCGCGTCTGGCTGAACGCAACCGACTCGACGAGGCCGCCCTCATCGACCGCGTGAACGAGGTTGCCGACCAGATCCCCGATGCGATGCGCGATGCGCTGGACGAGATCGACGACTGGGACGGTCAGTCCAGCGAACTGGCGAAGCGGCTACTGCCCGCCATGCAGGAGCACGCAACCAGAGTTGCCCAGCGGATGCGCTCCGAATCAACACCGCGAGAGCCCGTGGCCCCGCCCATCCCGAACGACGGGCTGGATTACGGGTCCGCCCAACGAAGCCACAACGGACCTGCGACCGCGACCCGCCCGTACACCAAGAAAGACGGTACGCGCGTCAAGGGATCCAGGAGAACTCCGGGGCAGAACCGGGGGAACTAG
- a CDS encoding helix-turn-helix domain-containing protein, translating into MDAGRTYPARSLTRLGQAIKALRRERGMTQADLADAIGVSRQWIIGIEKGTKERAEIGLIMRTLDELDASLLVRDDSQEEQ; encoded by the coding sequence ATGGATGCAGGACGCACCTACCCCGCGCGGTCACTGACCCGACTCGGACAGGCGATCAAGGCACTGCGCCGCGAACGCGGCATGACGCAGGCCGATCTGGCGGACGCCATCGGCGTCTCCCGTCAGTGGATCATCGGGATCGAGAAAGGCACCAAGGAGCGTGCAGAGATCGGGCTGATCATGCGCACGCTCGACGAGTTGGACGCGTCCTTGCTCGTCCGCGACGACTCACAGGAGGAGCAATGA
- a CDS encoding AzlD domain-containing protein, whose amino-acid sequence MTTAILWATVLLASAACFALKLLGHLLPEHWLAHPRVTRLTALVTVGLLTSLTAVQTVADGQQVVVDARLPALAVAAIALALRAPFVVVVILAAATAAGLRALGWG is encoded by the coding sequence ATGACCACCGCGATCCTCTGGGCGACCGTGCTGCTCGCCTCGGCCGCCTGCTTCGCCCTCAAGCTGCTCGGCCACCTGCTGCCCGAGCACTGGCTGGCCCACCCGCGCGTCACCCGCCTGACCGCGCTCGTGACCGTCGGGCTCCTGACGTCGCTCACCGCCGTGCAGACCGTCGCCGACGGGCAGCAGGTGGTCGTCGACGCACGCCTGCCCGCCCTGGCCGTCGCCGCGATCGCGCTCGCCCTGCGCGCCCCCTTCGTCGTCGTCGTGATCCTGGCGGCGGCGACGGCGGCGGGGCTGCGCGCGCTCGGCTGGGGGTGA
- a CDS encoding AzlC family ABC transporter permease: protein MTRDAGSAVRAAVRQGLSVAVATGLYGISFGALSVAAGVGVWPTMALSLLLFSGGSQFALVGVVGSGGSPFAAVATAALLGVRNGLYGAVVAPVVRARGPRRLLAAQLTIDESTAVAAAQGDRRAARAGFWVAGGGVFVLWNVFTLVGALAGDALGDPRAWGLDAAAAAAFLGLVWPRLAPRRAQLVAAVAVAVSVTLVPFVPPGVPVIAAAGAAILVGLAAGPDGAAHPRADDADPAREGALR, encoded by the coding sequence ATGACTCGCGACGCCGGCTCCGCCGTGCGCGCCGCCGTGCGGCAAGGACTGTCCGTGGCCGTGGCCACGGGGCTCTACGGGATCTCGTTCGGCGCCCTGTCGGTCGCGGCCGGCGTGGGCGTGTGGCCCACGATGGCGCTGAGCCTGCTGCTGTTCTCCGGCGGGTCGCAGTTCGCGCTGGTCGGCGTCGTCGGGTCGGGCGGGTCGCCGTTCGCCGCCGTCGCGACCGCGGCGCTGCTCGGCGTCCGCAACGGGCTCTACGGCGCCGTCGTCGCGCCCGTCGTGCGCGCCCGCGGGCCGCGCAGGCTGCTCGCCGCGCAGCTCACCATCGACGAGTCGACGGCCGTCGCCGCCGCGCAGGGCGACCGGCGCGCCGCCCGCGCCGGGTTCTGGGTCGCCGGTGGCGGCGTCTTCGTGCTGTGGAACGTGTTCACCCTCGTCGGGGCGCTCGCCGGGGACGCGCTCGGCGACCCGCGCGCCTGGGGGCTCGACGCCGCCGCGGCCGCCGCGTTCCTCGGGCTCGTCTGGCCGCGGCTCGCCCCGCGGCGGGCGCAGCTGGTCGCCGCGGTCGCCGTGGCCGTCTCCGTCACGCTCGTGCCGTTCGTGCCGCCCGGCGTCCCCGTGATCGCCGCCGCCGGGGCGGCGATCCTCGTGGGCCTGGCGGCCGGTCCCGACGGCGCGGCGCACCCCCGGGCCGACGACGCCGACCCGGCGCGGGAAGGAGCCCTCCGATGA
- a CDS encoding NAD-dependent succinate-semialdehyde dehydrogenase, with translation MTSSLSPALVSHLPTGLLVGGRWTPATGGRTFEVADPASEEVLFDVADAAPEDARRALAAAHDAAPAWRATPPRERGEVLRAAYERIVARAADVAALITAECGKPLAEARAEVLYGADFLRWYAEEAVRLPGVARVAPAGANRQVVHRRPVGPALLITPWNFPIAMATRKIGPALAAGCTVVVKPARLAPMTTMLVAEVLRSELESRGLPAGVVNVVPTSRAADATAPLLGDPRLRKLSFTGSTAVGRTLLGQAAGQVLNTSMELGGNAPFLVLPDADLDAAVEGALVAKLRNAGQSCVAANRFLVHDSLAREFAHRLADRFESLRVGPGDVDGTDVGPLIEADAVDKVDEIVTDAADGGAQVLTGGTRPSGRGYFYRPTVLTGVSPDARVSREEIFGPVAPVIAFADDDEAIALANDTEHGLAAYAYTTSLDRAVRLAGELEAGMIGINRGMVSDASAPFGGVKQSGLGREGGEAGIEEYVETVYVAL, from the coding sequence ATGACCTCCTCGCTGTCCCCCGCGCTCGTCTCCCACCTGCCCACCGGGCTGCTGGTCGGCGGCCGCTGGACGCCCGCCACCGGCGGTCGCACCTTCGAGGTGGCGGACCCGGCCTCCGAGGAGGTGCTGTTCGACGTCGCCGACGCCGCACCCGAGGACGCTCGCCGCGCCCTGGCGGCCGCGCACGACGCTGCACCCGCCTGGCGGGCGACGCCGCCGCGCGAACGCGGCGAGGTGCTGCGGGCCGCGTACGAGCGCATCGTCGCCCGGGCCGCCGACGTCGCGGCCCTCATCACCGCCGAGTGCGGCAAGCCGCTGGCCGAGGCGCGGGCCGAGGTGCTCTACGGCGCCGACTTCCTGCGCTGGTACGCCGAGGAGGCGGTGCGGCTGCCCGGCGTCGCGCGCGTCGCGCCCGCGGGGGCGAACCGCCAGGTGGTGCACCGCCGCCCCGTGGGTCCGGCCCTGCTGATCACGCCGTGGAACTTCCCCATCGCCATGGCCACCCGCAAGATCGGGCCGGCGCTGGCGGCCGGGTGCACCGTCGTCGTCAAGCCGGCCCGGCTGGCGCCGATGACGACGATGCTGGTGGCCGAGGTGCTGCGCTCCGAGCTCGAGTCCCGCGGCCTGCCCGCCGGGGTCGTCAACGTGGTGCCCACGTCCCGGGCCGCCGACGCCACCGCCCCGCTGCTCGGCGACCCGCGCCTGCGCAAGCTGTCGTTCACCGGGTCGACGGCCGTGGGGCGCACCCTGCTCGGGCAGGCGGCCGGGCAGGTGCTCAACACGTCGATGGAGCTGGGTGGCAACGCCCCGTTCCTGGTGCTCCCGGACGCCGACCTCGACGCCGCCGTCGAAGGGGCGCTGGTCGCCAAGCTCCGCAACGCCGGGCAGTCGTGCGTGGCCGCCAACCGGTTCCTGGTGCACGACTCGCTCGCCCGCGAGTTCGCGCACCGCCTCGCAGACCGCTTCGAGTCGCTGCGGGTGGGCCCCGGCGACGTCGACGGCACCGACGTCGGGCCGCTCATCGAGGCGGACGCCGTCGACAAGGTCGACGAGATCGTGACCGACGCCGCCGACGGCGGCGCCCAGGTGCTCACCGGCGGCACCCGCCCGTCCGGCCGCGGGTACTTCTACCGCCCCACCGTGCTGACCGGCGTCTCCCCCGACGCCCGCGTCTCCCGGGAGGAGATCTTCGGCCCGGTCGCCCCCGTCATCGCGTTCGCCGACGACGACGAGGCGATCGCCCTGGCCAACGACACCGAGCACGGACTGGCCGCCTACGCGTACACCACGTCCCTGGACCGCGCGGTGCGGCTGGCCGGCGAGCTCGAGGCCGGGATGATCGGCATCAACCGCGGCATGGTCTCCGACGCCAGCGCCCCCTTCGGCGGCGTCAAGCAGTCGGGCCTGGGCCGTGAGGGCGGCGAGGCGGGGATCGAGGAGTACGTCGAGACGGTGTACGTCGCGCTCTGA
- the dapA gene encoding 4-hydroxy-tetrahydrodipicolinate synthase, whose protein sequence is MALTSDPTRPFGAVLTAMVTPMTPDGAVDLEAARTLATWLVDHGCDGLVLNGTTGEAPTTHAPEKADLVAAVVDAVGDRAVVLAGAGSNDTAHAARMAEQATEAGADGLLVVSPYYSRPSQEGLARHLEAVTEAGGRPVMLYDVPGRTGVRISAGVYARLAQHPLVVATKDATGDVAAAAGLAADTGLAWYSGDDALLLPFLAHGGAGLVSVAAHAVPAAFAETVAAWDAGDTARALAAFRTALPAIAALNGAGFQAVMAKAAAEALGVIGGRTVRLPLVEASDDEAAAVRAGLVAAGVLATR, encoded by the coding sequence ATGGCACTGACGTCCGACCCCACCCGCCCGTTCGGCGCGGTGCTCACCGCGATGGTGACACCCATGACCCCCGACGGCGCAGTGGACCTGGAGGCGGCCCGCACGCTCGCGACCTGGCTGGTCGACCACGGCTGCGACGGCCTCGTGCTCAACGGCACCACCGGCGAGGCGCCCACCACGCACGCACCGGAGAAGGCCGACCTGGTCGCCGCGGTCGTCGACGCCGTCGGAGACCGCGCCGTCGTCCTCGCGGGCGCCGGCTCGAACGACACGGCGCACGCCGCCCGCATGGCCGAGCAGGCCACCGAGGCCGGTGCCGACGGCCTGCTCGTCGTCAGCCCGTACTACTCGCGGCCCTCCCAGGAGGGCCTGGCCCGGCACCTGGAGGCCGTGACCGAGGCGGGCGGCAGGCCCGTCATGCTCTACGACGTCCCCGGCCGCACCGGGGTGCGCATCTCCGCCGGTGTGTACGCGCGCCTCGCGCAGCACCCGCTGGTCGTCGCCACCAAGGACGCCACCGGCGACGTCGCCGCCGCCGCCGGCCTGGCCGCCGACACGGGCCTGGCCTGGTACTCGGGCGACGACGCGCTGCTGCTACCGTTCCTCGCGCACGGCGGCGCCGGCCTCGTCTCCGTGGCCGCCCACGCCGTCCCCGCCGCGTTCGCCGAGACCGTCGCCGCGTGGGACGCCGGCGACACCGCCCGGGCGCTCGCCGCCTTCCGCACCGCACTGCCCGCGATCGCCGCGCTCAACGGCGCCGGCTTCCAGGCCGTGATGGCCAAGGCCGCCGCCGAGGCGCTCGGCGTGATCGGCGGCCGCACCGTGCGGCTCCCGCTCGTCGAGGCGTCCGACGACGAGGCCGCCGCCGTGCGTGCAGGCCTCGTCGCGGCCGGCGTGCTCGCCACGCGGTGA